Proteins from one Paenibacillus amylolyticus genomic window:
- a CDS encoding ATP-dependent DNA helicase, protein MEADLGLSTQRYPFAYDPAEPFVSRLGEWVADVFYDILPESGFEVRDEQIFMAYQLERTYGDKKTIMAEAGVGTGKTLVYLLYAVCYARYTGKPAVIACADESLIEQLVKPGGDIAKLAAHLDLEVDARLGKSPDQYVCLNKLSAVRFADEDAPVIEEVHESLPDFVNTPGTLQAFHPYGDRKQYPHLNDRQWNKINWDPFQDCFVCPKRQRCGLTLSRDHYRRSKDIIICSHDYYMEHVWTYDARKREGQLPLLPDHSSVVFDEGHLLEEAALNALSYKLKHRIFEELVTRLLEGEIRESLAERVDEAIESSERLFRMLDTYTVAIPGSERKEVRVEAPLLREIERLTNILDAIGEELVFESGLFSLDGYQMRVVEEHLDMIQTALALFRKEDGYICWAEENEDETTLSIMPRTVKEMLNERVFNTGIPIVFSSATLSVDSSFRYVADSLGIDDFVSFSVASPYDYADKMKMRIADEAVPGHPENENRMRDAVSLLQESGGRALILFRTMEELQAFKQDIVHVPEAEGLRFMYEGDREISDLIAAFQQDEESVLCSVNLWEGLDVPGPSLSNVMIWSLPYPPQDPVFNAKRSASAAPYEEIDLPYMLLRVKQGLGRLIRTSTDSGSAVILDESLYTKKEAKDRIAALLPEGVEWTTLTH, encoded by the coding sequence ATGGAGGCTGACCTAGGATTGTCTACACAACGTTATCCTTTTGCATATGATCCGGCTGAACCTTTTGTATCCCGTCTGGGAGAATGGGTTGCCGATGTTTTTTACGATATTTTGCCTGAGTCCGGCTTCGAGGTACGGGATGAACAGATTTTTATGGCGTACCAGCTCGAACGGACCTATGGAGATAAAAAGACCATTATGGCGGAGGCCGGTGTCGGAACAGGTAAGACGTTAGTCTATCTGCTCTACGCGGTCTGTTATGCACGTTATACGGGCAAACCGGCGGTAATTGCTTGTGCCGATGAGTCCTTGATTGAACAGCTTGTGAAGCCCGGCGGAGATATTGCGAAGCTGGCTGCACATCTGGATCTGGAAGTGGACGCACGTCTGGGTAAGTCCCCTGACCAATACGTCTGCCTGAACAAATTAAGTGCGGTGCGATTCGCGGATGAGGATGCGCCTGTTATTGAAGAAGTGCATGAAAGTCTGCCGGATTTTGTGAATACGCCGGGTACACTTCAAGCCTTCCATCCGTATGGAGACCGCAAACAGTATCCGCATCTGAACGATCGTCAGTGGAACAAAATCAACTGGGACCCGTTCCAGGATTGTTTTGTATGTCCAAAAAGACAACGCTGTGGCCTGACGCTGTCGCGTGACCATTACCGTCGTTCCAAAGACATCATCATCTGTTCCCATGATTATTACATGGAGCATGTGTGGACCTATGATGCACGCAAACGCGAGGGACAACTGCCACTGCTGCCGGATCACAGCTCGGTTGTATTTGATGAAGGACATTTGCTGGAAGAAGCAGCCCTGAACGCACTGAGCTACAAGCTGAAACACCGGATTTTCGAGGAACTCGTGACTCGTCTGCTTGAAGGAGAGATTCGTGAATCCCTCGCAGAGCGTGTGGATGAAGCGATTGAGAGTAGTGAGCGACTGTTCCGCATGTTGGATACGTATACGGTGGCGATTCCGGGATCGGAACGGAAAGAGGTTCGGGTAGAAGCTCCGTTGCTGCGTGAGATTGAACGTCTGACCAACATATTGGATGCCATTGGCGAAGAACTGGTATTTGAGAGCGGATTGTTCTCGCTGGATGGGTACCAGATGCGTGTCGTCGAAGAACATCTGGACATGATTCAGACCGCACTTGCGTTGTTCCGCAAGGAAGATGGCTACATCTGTTGGGCAGAAGAAAACGAAGACGAGACAACATTATCGATTATGCCGCGTACGGTGAAGGAAATGCTGAATGAGCGTGTGTTCAACACAGGTATTCCAATCGTGTTCTCTTCCGCAACGTTATCTGTGGATAGTTCATTCCGTTATGTGGCGGATAGCCTGGGCATTGATGATTTTGTATCGTTCTCGGTGGCTTCTCCTTATGATTACGCGGACAAAATGAAGATGAGGATTGCTGATGAAGCTGTACCGGGTCACCCGGAGAATGAAAATCGCATGCGTGACGCGGTATCTTTACTTCAGGAGAGCGGAGGACGTGCGCTGATTCTGTTCCGTACGATGGAGGAGTTACAGGCGTTCAAGCAGGACATTGTCCATGTACCTGAAGCAGAAGGTTTACGCTTTATGTATGAGGGCGACCGAGAGATCAGTGATCTGATTGCGGCATTCCAGCAGGATGAGGAAAGTGTACTGTGCTCCGTTAATCTGTGGGAAGGACTGGACGTGCCAGGACCGTCATTATCCAATGTCATGATCTGGTCGCTTCCGTATCCACCACAAGACCCTGTTTTCAATGCAAAACGCAGTGCGTCAGCAGCACCATACGAGGAGATCGATCTTCCGTATATGCTCTTGCGTGTGAAGCAAGGTCTCGGACGTCTGATTCGGACAAGCACGGATTCCGGTTCCGCGGTCATTCTCGATGAATCGCTGTATACCAAAAAGGAAGCCAAAGACCGCATTGCGGCTCTGCTTCCTGAAGGTGTAGAATGGACAACCCTGACACACTGA
- a CDS encoding pentapeptide repeat-containing protein — MEEKDIINMFDLHKKWVETIGDEGEQLKLDEVDLRVFDLSDVLLEQSYLIDCTFDDLKLENIDFHSSLLASSTFINASLNKCDFYKSDLRYTDFSNCIIKNSRFSKGDCWEAVFNNACLVDCNLINVSFHLTDFRNARLENIDISVSTFKDTLLNGVTLKGIKGIEEAFFRV; from the coding sequence ATGGAAGAAAAAGATATTATCAATATGTTTGATTTGCATAAAAAGTGGGTTGAGACAATTGGTGATGAAGGTGAGCAGTTAAAGTTAGATGAAGTTGATTTAAGAGTTTTTGACTTATCTGATGTATTGCTTGAACAATCCTATTTAATAGATTGCACTTTTGATGATCTTAAACTGGAAAATATTGATTTTCATTCATCATTATTAGCCTCATCAACTTTTATTAATGCATCTTTAAATAAATGTGATTTTTATAAATCAGATCTCAGGTATACGGATTTTTCCAACTGCATCATTAAAAATAGTAGATTTAGTAAAGGTGATTGTTGGGAAGCAGTATTTAATAACGCATGTTTAGTTGATTGTAATCTGATTAATGTATCTTTCCATTTAACCGATTTTAGAAATGCAAGACTAGAAAATATAGATATAAGTGTATCGACATTTAAAGATACGTTGTTAAATGGAGTAACACTAAAGGGTATTAAAGGGATAGAAGAAGCTTTTTTCAGAGTATAA
- a CDS encoding WXG100 family type VII secretion target, producing the protein MSTIKVTPEQLHHVSNQVDQARHQLEYIREDLSRQIIFLQQMWLGVTQERFYYEFEQSRPLLQKALESMVGISKELKDIAMRFENADAQKVSLGNAVGAVTMMETSRYYAGSDDKGYGMAQVNVFGTWMSMPVNENGVTDQSALQAYERDQGHLDINRMQAVTAEPSGEDIFTMQINAFEMGIDPYTGEPVSDKYAQMMLTSLKFSQLFMAFQMVRGSMPSGKGPFRVPSSHPAVAKIKKNLEAAEVRKASKIKGMGKETYTGGRNHKELDDLARDPSGGDKIEPKNINERDVGLQLEARGDLGRIIRDPQADKGAEFIDTTTGIKWDVKSFESYPSGRNGIPITNPKKGAFTIQNGMQKIHEEFAKGHDVIIDTKKMVPEHIEQLKKAIDKEGIADRILWFP; encoded by the coding sequence ATGAGTACCATTAAAGTTACCCCGGAACAGTTACACCACGTATCGAATCAAGTAGATCAGGCGAGACATCAATTGGAGTATATACGGGAGGATCTCTCAAGACAGATCATATTCCTTCAGCAGATGTGGCTGGGTGTGACGCAGGAGCGATTCTACTATGAATTTGAGCAGTCGCGCCCTTTATTGCAGAAGGCGCTGGAGAGTATGGTGGGCATCTCCAAGGAACTCAAGGATATCGCCATGCGGTTTGAGAATGCTGATGCTCAGAAGGTGAGTCTGGGTAATGCCGTTGGCGCTGTGACGATGATGGAGACCTCGAGATATTATGCCGGTTCGGATGATAAGGGCTATGGGATGGCACAAGTCAATGTTTTTGGGACGTGGATGTCGATGCCTGTCAACGAGAATGGAGTTACGGATCAGTCTGCGCTCCAAGCTTATGAGAGAGATCAGGGGCATTTGGATATTAATCGAATGCAAGCTGTAACTGCTGAACCGTCAGGGGAAGATATTTTTACGATGCAGATCAATGCCTTTGAAATGGGAATTGATCCGTACACAGGCGAGCCTGTATCCGATAAATATGCTCAGATGATGTTGACTTCTCTAAAGTTCAGTCAGCTATTTATGGCATTTCAGATGGTTCGCGGGAGTATGCCGAGCGGCAAAGGTCCGTTTCGCGTGCCTTCTTCTCATCCAGCTGTGGCGAAGATTAAAAAGAATTTGGAAGCGGCTGAAGTGAGGAAAGCGAGTAAAATTAAGGGAATGGGTAAAGAGACATACACTGGAGGCAGGAATCACAAAGAGTTGGATGATTTAGCTCGAGATCCTTCAGGTGGTGATAAAATAGAACCCAAAAATATAAATGAAAGAGATGTTGGATTACAATTAGAAGCAAGAGGTGATTTAGGAAGAATAATACGTGATCCACAAGCAGATAAGGGCGCAGAGTTCATTGATACCACTACGGGCATAAAGTGGGACGTGAAGAGTTTTGAATCATATCCAAGTGGTAGGAACGGAATACCGATAACCAATCCTAAAAAGGGTGCTTTTACTATCCAAAATGGTATGCAAAAAATACATGAAGAATTTGCTAAGGGGCATGACGTAATTATTGATACGAAAAAAATGGTGCCAGAGCATATTGAACAACTGAAGAAAGCAATTGATAAAGAAGGAATAGCAGATAGAATATTATGGTTCCCCTAA
- the cysK gene encoding cysteine synthase A: protein MDFNTHSIKRTPAHTGIAADVTELIGQTPAVKLNRLTDSDSAEVYVKLEYFNPSGSVKDRAAYNLIVQAERSGHLHPGATIIEPTSGNTGIGLAMNAAAKGYKAILIMPDNMSKERINILKAYGADVVLTPAAERMPGAIRKAKELQADIPGSFIPQQFENQANPDIHRITTAPEIMQQMDGKLDAFIATAGTGGTITGTGEELRKQLPDIRIYAVEPKGSPVLSGGEPGPHKLVGTSPGFIPDILNTDVWDAIIQVSDEDALDTMRQLAAREGLLLGPSSGASVWASLRIAKELGPGHRVLCIAPDTGERYLSMGIF, encoded by the coding sequence ATGGATTTCAATACACATTCGATTAAACGAACACCCGCACATACAGGCATTGCCGCAGATGTGACCGAACTGATCGGCCAGACACCTGCCGTTAAACTGAACAGACTCACAGACAGCGACTCCGCTGAGGTATATGTGAAACTGGAATACTTTAACCCCAGCGGCAGCGTCAAAGACCGTGCCGCCTATAACCTAATTGTTCAGGCTGAACGATCAGGACACTTGCACCCTGGCGCAACCATCATCGAACCGACCAGCGGCAATACCGGCATCGGTCTTGCGATGAATGCTGCTGCCAAAGGATATAAAGCCATTCTGATCATGCCGGACAATATGTCCAAGGAACGTATCAACATTCTGAAAGCCTACGGCGCAGATGTGGTGCTCACCCCTGCTGCGGAGCGGATGCCCGGCGCAATTCGCAAAGCGAAAGAGCTTCAGGCAGACATTCCGGGCAGCTTCATTCCGCAGCAGTTCGAGAATCAGGCGAACCCGGATATTCACCGGATCACGACCGCTCCCGAGATTATGCAGCAGATGGATGGCAAGCTGGATGCTTTTATTGCCACAGCGGGAACCGGCGGAACCATTACCGGAACCGGGGAGGAACTGCGCAAGCAGTTGCCCGATATCCGTATCTATGCGGTGGAGCCCAAAGGTTCTCCGGTGTTGTCCGGTGGCGAGCCCGGACCACACAAACTCGTCGGTACAAGTCCGGGGTTCATTCCGGACATCCTGAATACCGACGTGTGGGATGCCATCATCCAGGTGTCCGATGAGGACGCACTGGATACGATGCGGCAGCTCGCTGCCCGGGAAGGGCTGTTGCTCGGCCCTTCCTCTGGCGCTTCGGTGTGGGCCTCCCTTCGCATCGCGAAGGAACTGGGGCCGGGGCACCGGGTGCTCTGCATTGCGCCGGATACCGGGGAGCGGTATCTGAGCATGGGTATTTTTTAA
- a CDS encoding DUF6809 family protein, producing the protein MKDNMSNLIEDLFHGNLRLDESIHPEQEEYQEINRQISDLMQDYKTQLTENEYDALEQLVDLIGQSTSMYVEAAFEQGFRTGGKLMIEVLAKP; encoded by the coding sequence ATGAAGGATAATATGTCAAACCTGATCGAAGATTTGTTTCACGGGAACCTGCGGTTGGACGAGTCGATTCATCCTGAGCAAGAAGAGTATCAGGAGATCAATCGCCAGATATCGGACCTGATGCAGGACTACAAAACACAGCTTACCGAGAACGAATACGATGCCTTGGAACAACTAGTAGACTTAATCGGACAATCCACGTCCATGTATGTGGAAGCGGCGTTTGAGCAAGGTTTTCGCACAGGCGGTAAACTGATGATTGAGGTTTTAGCCAAACCGTGA
- a CDS encoding nucleotide-binding protein: MKTLKPRVFIGCSLEAKPIAAAVHENLRFSAEVTPWYSGVFNPSSYTMDDLEAEVRTTDFAIFIFHPDDISKIRGKYYASVRDNTMLEMGLFMGRLGRKRIFFILPEDITDMKDTTKVEGLRMPTDLLGLNPLVYEIRSDGKWAPAVSVACSKIADSIEEQGRWSDPELENIIEKHKRTEGEARLQLFKLLRFFRELLRTRKADAQMLERMSDALRTAFVSHPPFAVRGTAIYRTDDSGYIEQLCGNVGEPGRKYDLSANDDKQPDDPKRILVIDSYRENKIKINLYDDYLEKEYLLCYPVAKRYVITVHIIGHIEADEAVFQQIDLQNRQLFNAINDLLGGEPE; the protein is encoded by the coding sequence ATGAAAACGTTAAAGCCAAGAGTCTTTATTGGCTGCTCGCTGGAAGCGAAGCCGATTGCAGCCGCAGTACACGAAAATTTACGTTTTTCAGCCGAAGTTACCCCTTGGTACTCCGGGGTATTTAATCCAAGCAGCTATACCATGGACGACCTGGAAGCAGAAGTTCGCACAACTGACTTTGCCATTTTTATTTTTCATCCGGATGATATATCCAAAATTCGCGGAAAGTACTACGCGTCGGTCCGGGATAATACAATGCTGGAAATGGGTCTGTTTATGGGCCGTCTGGGACGTAAGCGTATTTTTTTCATTCTTCCTGAAGATATTACGGACATGAAGGACACGACCAAGGTCGAGGGACTTCGTATGCCCACAGATTTGCTGGGTCTAAATCCACTTGTGTATGAAATTCGTTCTGACGGGAAGTGGGCACCAGCGGTCTCGGTGGCATGTTCCAAAATTGCAGACAGTATTGAGGAACAAGGACGCTGGAGTGATCCAGAATTGGAGAATATCATTGAGAAGCACAAGCGTACTGAGGGGGAAGCACGGTTACAACTGTTCAAATTGCTGCGGTTCTTTAGGGAATTGCTGCGTACCCGCAAAGCGGATGCCCAAATGCTGGAGCGAATGAGCGATGCCCTGCGCACCGCCTTTGTCTCTCACCCTCCATTTGCCGTACGTGGCACAGCGATATACCGTACAGATGATAGTGGTTATATTGAGCAATTATGTGGTAATGTTGGAGAACCGGGGAGAAAGTATGACTTGTCCGCTAATGACGACAAACAACCGGATGATCCCAAGCGCATCCTGGTGATTGATTCTTACCGGGAAAACAAGATCAAGATCAATCTGTACGATGATTACCTTGAGAAAGAGTATCTGCTATGCTATCCTGTAGCCAAGAGGTATGTAATCACCGTTCACATTATTGGACATATTGAAGCGGATGAGGCGGTATTTCAGCAGATTGACCTGCAGAATCGTCAACTGTTCAACGCCATCAACGATTTGTTAGGAGGCGAACCGGAATGA
- a CDS encoding catalase yields MDHHSSQSEHSSDTEADTLTDRQGHPITDNQNVRTVGSRGPTTLENYHFLEKITHFDRERIPERVVHARGAGAHGVFEAYGTAGDEPVSKYTRARLFQEKGKETPVFVRFSTVIHGGHSPETLRDPRGFAVKFYTEDGNWDLVGNNLKIFFIRDPLKFPDMVHAFKPDPLTNAQDMERFFDFVSLSPEATHMVTFLFSPWGIPANYRQMQGSGVNTYKWVNQDGKGVLIKYHWEPLNQGIRNLLQKDANEIQGQNFNHATLDLYHAIEQGDYPEWELCVQVMEDGEHPELDFDPLDPTKLWPQDQFPFLPVGKMTLNRNPEDYFTEVEQAAFGTGVLVDGLDFSDDKLLQGRTFSYSDTQRHRVGANYLQLPVNAPKNRVATNQSGGQMQYQVDRAPGQNPHVNYEPSSLGGLKEAAPRGKEHEPLVEGRLVREKIERTNDFGQAGDTYRAFEDWERDELISNMVDALAQCKPDIRERMISHFTQADADYGRRVAEGLASVPTDDSATVQPKHEPSVEQAKKRSRETDGY; encoded by the coding sequence ATGGATCATCATTCTTCACAATCTGAGCATTCCTCAGACACAGAGGCAGACACCTTAACCGACAGACAGGGTCACCCCATCACAGACAATCAGAACGTACGAACTGTAGGCAGCCGTGGGCCGACCACGCTGGAGAACTATCATTTTCTTGAAAAGATCACTCACTTCGACCGTGAACGTATTCCGGAACGAGTGGTTCATGCCCGCGGCGCTGGCGCTCATGGCGTATTTGAAGCGTATGGAACGGCTGGAGATGAGCCGGTATCGAAGTACACACGTGCACGTCTGTTTCAGGAAAAAGGAAAAGAAACCCCCGTATTCGTTCGATTCTCAACGGTTATTCATGGTGGGCATTCTCCCGAGACGCTGCGTGACCCGCGCGGCTTTGCGGTGAAATTCTATACCGAAGATGGCAACTGGGATCTGGTCGGTAACAACCTGAAGATCTTCTTCATTCGCGACCCGCTCAAATTCCCGGATATGGTACATGCCTTCAAGCCAGATCCGTTGACCAATGCACAGGATATGGAGCGGTTCTTCGATTTTGTCTCGCTAAGTCCTGAAGCGACCCATATGGTGACGTTCCTGTTCTCCCCTTGGGGTATTCCGGCCAACTATCGCCAAATGCAAGGATCAGGCGTGAATACATACAAATGGGTGAACCAGGACGGCAAAGGCGTGCTCATCAAATACCACTGGGAACCGCTCAATCAAGGCATTCGCAACCTGCTGCAAAAAGATGCAAACGAGATTCAAGGGCAGAATTTCAATCATGCCACGCTGGATCTGTATCATGCCATTGAACAAGGGGACTATCCCGAATGGGAACTGTGCGTTCAGGTGATGGAGGATGGCGAGCATCCGGAGCTGGATTTTGACCCATTAGACCCGACCAAGCTGTGGCCACAGGATCAGTTTCCATTTCTCCCTGTAGGCAAAATGACGTTGAACCGCAATCCCGAGGACTATTTCACTGAAGTGGAACAAGCGGCATTTGGCACAGGTGTATTGGTGGATGGTCTCGATTTCTCGGATGACAAGTTGCTGCAAGGACGCACCTTCTCCTATTCGGATACCCAGCGTCACCGTGTGGGTGCAAACTATCTGCAACTGCCTGTGAATGCGCCGAAGAACCGGGTTGCGACCAATCAGAGCGGCGGGCAGATGCAATATCAGGTGGATCGTGCACCGGGTCAGAACCCGCATGTGAACTATGAGCCCTCCTCTCTCGGTGGACTAAAGGAAGCAGCTCCACGTGGCAAGGAACATGAACCACTGGTGGAAGGTCGACTTGTCCGTGAGAAGATTGAGCGTACCAATGACTTTGGACAAGCAGGTGATACGTACCGTGCGTTCGAGGATTGGGAGCGGGATGAGCTGATCAGCAACATGGTCGATGCTCTGGCCCAATGCAAACCAGATATCCGGGAGCGCATGATCTCTCATTTTACCCAAGCGGATGCCGATTACGGTCGTCGTGTAGCGGAAGGACTGGCGTCAGTGCCAACCGATGATAGTGCGACTGTCCAGCCGAAACATGAACCAAGTGTCGAGCAAGCGAAGAAGCGCAGTCGTGAGACGGACGGATATTAA
- a CDS encoding DUF4879 domain-containing protein, which produces MRKMFSLALILVLVLSFNVAAYADGDVTQAKPLTKEEIINSKEFREAVKAAKAEFEAQKAKDSGGPVLFAPAPKVSHINVYGVVSPNGGQEIYGFNNNPLSTTNDHGGAWIQCITFQIGYDSSHYGKLAGNTMTNNWSEAIDLDGDRVVDAFAHSWVYESPNTTGGQFVGTVYSINIPTQWTAWINVR; this is translated from the coding sequence ATGAGAAAAATGTTTAGTTTAGCTCTTATACTTGTTCTAGTGCTTTCGTTTAATGTAGCTGCCTATGCAGATGGTGATGTGACTCAAGCCAAACCGTTGACTAAGGAAGAGATTATTAATTCCAAAGAATTCCGTGAAGCTGTGAAAGCGGCTAAGGCTGAATTTGAAGCGCAGAAGGCTAAAGATTCGGGTGGCCCAGTTCTGTTTGCACCTGCTCCAAAAGTTTCTCATATTAATGTGTATGGTGTTGTATCTCCTAATGGCGGTCAAGAAATTTACGGCTTCAATAACAACCCGCTCTCCACGACCAATGATCATGGTGGGGCATGGATTCAGTGTATTACGTTCCAGATCGGTTATGACAGCAGTCACTACGGCAAACTCGCCGGCAATACTATGACCAACAACTGGTCTGAAGCTATTGATCTGGACGGTGATCGTGTCGTAGATGCTTTTGCCCATTCTTGGGTTTATGAATCCCCTAATACAACAGGCGGACAATTTGTAGGTACGGTCTATTCCATTAACATTCCAACACAGTGGACCGCTTGGATTAATGTTCGTTAA
- a CDS encoding prohibitin family protein, whose translation MKNSKTFRLGAITVALVIIVGALLVTFFVTRIPNGYVGVVYSPNGGVKDNTLSQGWKLVGAFDKVTKYPIRIQTVEYRDIQIATSDGKNITIDFAYNYQVEPSKVSSIFNTFGPISIQEIEDTYLKTRFRDAARKGISKFTVIDVYGEKSSEAGVDVQQRFSDDVKELGFIVSNVTVGVPQPDAKTQEAIDKRVEASQELERKTTELEIAKKEAERKRVEAQGNADKLLIEAEGQAKANKELQQSLSSQLVEYETIKKWDGALPYVSGSNTPMIQLPASTTKTEQEK comes from the coding sequence ATGAAAAATTCAAAGACGTTTAGGCTAGGCGCAATCACGGTGGCATTGGTTATTATTGTGGGAGCGTTACTGGTGACCTTCTTTGTCACACGAATTCCTAACGGATATGTTGGGGTTGTCTATTCACCCAATGGAGGGGTAAAAGATAATACACTGAGTCAAGGGTGGAAACTGGTTGGAGCGTTTGATAAAGTAACGAAATATCCGATCCGAATTCAAACGGTGGAATACAGAGACATTCAGATTGCAACTTCTGACGGTAAAAACATCACCATCGATTTTGCTTACAACTACCAGGTAGAACCAAGTAAAGTATCTTCTATATTCAATACATTTGGGCCAATTAGCATTCAAGAAATAGAGGATACATATCTCAAAACACGTTTCCGTGACGCAGCTCGTAAAGGGATCTCCAAGTTTACAGTGATTGATGTATATGGTGAAAAGTCATCCGAAGCTGGAGTGGATGTGCAACAACGTTTCTCTGATGACGTTAAAGAGTTAGGCTTTATTGTATCCAACGTTACTGTGGGTGTTCCTCAACCCGATGCTAAGACTCAGGAAGCAATTGATAAACGTGTCGAAGCTTCTCAAGAACTGGAACGTAAAACGACTGAACTTGAGATCGCCAAGAAAGAAGCAGAGCGCAAGCGCGTGGAAGCACAAGGTAATGCAGACAAACTGTTGATCGAAGCAGAAGGTCAGGCTAAAGCCAATAAAGAGCTTCAACAATCCTTATCGAGTCAACTCGTTGAATATGAAACCATCAAGAAATGGGATGGAGCCCTTCCATATGTAAGTGGGTCCAACACGCCAATGATTCAATTGCCTGCTTCGACTACAAAAACAGAGCAAGAGAAATAG